The following are encoded in a window of Rissa tridactyla isolate bRisTri1 chromosome 3, bRisTri1.patW.cur.20221130, whole genome shotgun sequence genomic DNA:
- the SERTAD2 gene encoding SERTA domain-containing protein 2 isoform X3, translating into MLGKGGKRKFDEHEDGLEGKVVSPTDGPSKVSYTLQRQTIFNISLMKLYNHRPLTEPSLQKTVLINNMLRRIQEELKQEGSLRPVFVTASQPTDPLGDNFREAQPAFSHLASQPLLPTDLVSTTPLESCLTPASLLEDDTFCTSPTVQHDGPTKPPPPALQPVKDSFSSALDEIEELCPAPTSAEAVAAAETAAHDSKDHPSESNVQKPEGLPEGRTAESKLMDSLPSNFEITTSTGFLTDLTLDDILFADIDTSMYDFDPCTSATGAASKMAPVSADELLKTLAPYSSQPVTPNQPFKMDLTELDHIMEVLVGS; encoded by the coding sequence GTTGGAAGGCAAAGTGGTGTCTCCTACTGACGGTCCCTCTAAGGTGTCTTACACCTTACAGCGTCAGACTATCTTCAACATTTCCCTTATGAAACTTTACAACCACAGGCCATTAACCGAGCCGAGCTTGCAAAAGACAGTTTTAATTAACAACATGCTGAGGCGAATCCAGGAAGAACTCAAACAAGAAGGCAGCTTGAGGCCCGTGTTCGTGACCGCTTCGCAGCCCACCGACCCGCTCGGCGACAACTTCCGCGAGGCTCAGCCGGCGTTCAGCCATCTCGcctcccagccccttctccccaccGACTTGGTAAGCACTACGCCCCTGGAGTCCTGCCTCACCCCAGCCTCTTTGCTCGAGGACGACACTTTTTGCACTTCCCCGACCGTCCAGCATGACGGTCCGACAAAACCACCACCTCCTGCTCTCCAACCAGTAAAGGACAGCTTCTCCTCAGCCTTGGACGAAATCGAGGAGCTTTGTCCAGCACCTACCTCCGCAGAGGCAGTAGCAGCAGCCGAAACAGCAGCCCATGACTCTAAAGACCACCCCAGCGAGTCCAACGTTCAAAAGCCCGAGGGCCTCCCGGAGGGCAGAACGGCCGAATCGAAACTCATGGACTCGCTGCCCAGCAACTTTGAGATAACGACTTCCACAGGTTTCCTCACAGACTTGACCCTGGATGATATTCTCTTCGCTGACATTGATACGTCCATGTATGATTTTGACCCCTGCACGTCTGCCACGGGGGCTGCCTCAAAAATGGCTCCCGTCTCAGCGGATGAGCTCCTAAAAACTCTGGCTCCCTACAGCAGTCAACCAGTAACTCCAAATCAGCCTTTCAAAATGGACCTCACAGAACTGGATCACATCATGGAGGTGCTTGTTGGGtcttaa
- the SERTAD2 gene encoding SERTA domain-containing protein 2 isoform X2, giving the protein MTTCVLQHQSGYMLGKGGKRKFDEHEDGLEGKVVSPTDGPSKVSYTLQRQTIFNISLMKLYNHRPLTEPSLQKTVLINNMLRRIQEELKQEGSLRPVFVTASQPTDPLGDNFREAQPAFSHLASQPLLPTDLVSTTPLESCLTPASLLEDDTFCTSPTVQHDGPTKPPPPALQPVKDSFSSALDEIEELCPAPTSAEAVAAAETAAHDSKDHPSESNVQKPEGLPEGRTAESKLMDSLPSNFEITTSTGFLTDLTLDDILFADIDTSMYDFDPCTSATGAASKMAPVSADELLKTLAPYSSQPVTPNQPFKMDLTELDHIMEVLVGS; this is encoded by the coding sequence GTTGGAAGGCAAAGTGGTGTCTCCTACTGACGGTCCCTCTAAGGTGTCTTACACCTTACAGCGTCAGACTATCTTCAACATTTCCCTTATGAAACTTTACAACCACAGGCCATTAACCGAGCCGAGCTTGCAAAAGACAGTTTTAATTAACAACATGCTGAGGCGAATCCAGGAAGAACTCAAACAAGAAGGCAGCTTGAGGCCCGTGTTCGTGACCGCTTCGCAGCCCACCGACCCGCTCGGCGACAACTTCCGCGAGGCTCAGCCGGCGTTCAGCCATCTCGcctcccagccccttctccccaccGACTTGGTAAGCACTACGCCCCTGGAGTCCTGCCTCACCCCAGCCTCTTTGCTCGAGGACGACACTTTTTGCACTTCCCCGACCGTCCAGCATGACGGTCCGACAAAACCACCACCTCCTGCTCTCCAACCAGTAAAGGACAGCTTCTCCTCAGCCTTGGACGAAATCGAGGAGCTTTGTCCAGCACCTACCTCCGCAGAGGCAGTAGCAGCAGCCGAAACAGCAGCCCATGACTCTAAAGACCACCCCAGCGAGTCCAACGTTCAAAAGCCCGAGGGCCTCCCGGAGGGCAGAACGGCCGAATCGAAACTCATGGACTCGCTGCCCAGCAACTTTGAGATAACGACTTCCACAGGTTTCCTCACAGACTTGACCCTGGATGATATTCTCTTCGCTGACATTGATACGTCCATGTATGATTTTGACCCCTGCACGTCTGCCACGGGGGCTGCCTCAAAAATGGCTCCCGTCTCAGCGGATGAGCTCCTAAAAACTCTGGCTCCCTACAGCAGTCAACCAGTAACTCCAAATCAGCCTTTCAAAATGGACCTCACAGAACTGGATCACATCATGGAGGTGCTTGTTGGGtcttaa